The Pseudodesulfovibrio sp. zrk46 genome contains a region encoding:
- a CDS encoding ABC transporter substrate-binding protein, whose product MKKAFAKICIVMVAALLLSAPQIAQAKQLTGELEIFSWWAGDEGPALEALIDLYKKQNPEVKVINATVTGGSGVNARAVLKTRMLGGEPPDSFQVHAGQELIGTWVKSDRMEDLTPLFKEQGWMDVFPEGLVKLIGTDKGIWSVPVNIHRSNVMWYSPANMKKWGIEAPKTWDEFFKIAPQLKAKGVTPLALAQNWTANHLWESVALASLGPDNWDALWAGKLKFDSPEVVKAWELFGKVLEYTNADAASLSWQQATDMVLDGRAAFNIMGDWAAGYMVTTKKLVPGKGFGYMASPDTTGEFMFLADSFGLPKGAPHRDNAIAWLKVLGSREGSDAFNPLKGSISARKDSDLSKYNDYLKSAAKDFGKDRVVGSLAHGVAANETFMSGFASVMEMFLKSKNPKAASMACAQLAKKAGI is encoded by the coding sequence ATGAAAAAGGCTTTTGCAAAAATTTGCATCGTCATGGTCGCAGCTCTGCTGCTGTCTGCTCCGCAGATAGCTCAGGCAAAACAGTTGACCGGCGAACTGGAAATCTTTTCCTGGTGGGCAGGTGACGAAGGTCCGGCTTTGGAAGCCCTGATCGATCTGTACAAAAAACAGAATCCCGAGGTGAAGGTGATCAATGCCACCGTCACCGGCGGTTCCGGCGTTAACGCCCGTGCCGTTCTCAAGACCCGTATGCTTGGTGGTGAGCCGCCGGATTCTTTCCAGGTTCACGCTGGTCAGGAACTGATCGGTACCTGGGTCAAGTCCGACCGCATGGAAGACCTGACTCCGCTGTTCAAAGAGCAGGGTTGGATGGACGTTTTCCCCGAAGGTCTGGTCAAGCTGATCGGTACTGACAAGGGTATCTGGTCCGTTCCCGTGAATATCCATCGCTCCAATGTGATGTGGTATTCTCCTGCCAACATGAAGAAGTGGGGTATTGAAGCTCCCAAGACCTGGGACGAATTCTTCAAGATCGCTCCCCAGTTGAAGGCCAAGGGCGTGACCCCGCTGGCTCTCGCTCAGAACTGGACCGCCAACCACCTGTGGGAATCCGTTGCTCTGGCCTCTCTTGGCCCGGACAACTGGGATGCCCTGTGGGCCGGCAAGCTGAAGTTCGATTCCCCTGAAGTCGTCAAGGCATGGGAACTCTTCGGCAAGGTTCTGGAATACACCAACGCCGACGCTGCTTCACTTTCCTGGCAGCAGGCAACCGACATGGTGCTGGACGGCCGCGCTGCCTTCAACATCATGGGTGACTGGGCCGCCGGTTACATGGTGACCACCAAGAAGCTGGTGCCCGGCAAGGGCTTCGGCTACATGGCTTCCCCGGATACCACCGGCGAATTCATGTTCCTGGCTGACTCTTTCGGTCTGCCTAAGGGCGCTCCGCACCGCGACAACGCCATCGCATGGCTCAAGGTGCTCGGCTCCCGCGAAGGCTCTGATGCCTTCAACCCGCTGAAGGGTTCCATCTCCGCTCGTAAGGACTCCGACCTGAGCAAGTACAACGACTACCTCAAGTCCGCTGCCAAGGATTTCGGCAAGGACCGCGTAGTTGGTTCTCTGGCTCACGGAGTTGCCGCCAACGAGACCTTCATGTCCGGTTTCGCTTCCGTGATGGAGATGTTCCTGAAGTCCAAGAACCCCAAGGCTGCCTCCATGGCTTGCGCTCAGCTCGCCAAAAAAGCAGGCATCTAG
- a CDS encoding sugar ABC transporter permease has protein sequence MREASLDRLKAFLTLLPSMILIGIFVYGFIGNTIWTSMTDWGGTGALAVEPEKNFIGLQNYVDLFTGFLGGGFRQDLVNAVYYSVMLLAGAIGLGMFIAILLDQKPKGEDFLRTVFLYPMSLSFIVSGTIWRWLLAPQGGVNVLPTYLGMEPLNFEWLSSTAAILEFNWQNLFAIMLYVVAFILIMTGLFVLKGDPQRAMKRWLGPGVVIGAATWMFGGLLPEALFMEETHGFNMATLGIIMATIWQYSGYTMALYLAGFNGISQDLRDAAMLDGASEVGYYRHVAIPMLKPITISAVIILSHISLKMFDLIFAMTGPDNAETGHPALNMYLTTFRANDFAVGAAIAIVLFLVAATFIVPYLVSQYRQRRRG, from the coding sequence ATGCGGGAAGCATCACTCGACAGACTTAAAGCGTTCCTTACGCTGTTGCCATCCATGATCCTGATAGGCATCTTCGTCTACGGATTCATCGGCAACACGATCTGGACGTCCATGACCGACTGGGGCGGCACCGGGGCTTTGGCCGTGGAGCCGGAAAAGAATTTTATCGGCCTGCAGAATTACGTGGATCTGTTCACGGGATTCTTAGGCGGCGGCTTTCGTCAGGATCTGGTGAACGCCGTGTATTACTCGGTCATGCTTTTGGCCGGAGCCATCGGACTGGGCATGTTTATCGCCATCCTGCTGGATCAGAAACCCAAGGGCGAAGACTTTTTGCGCACTGTGTTCCTGTATCCCATGTCCCTGTCCTTCATCGTTTCCGGTACCATCTGGCGCTGGTTGTTGGCTCCGCAGGGCGGCGTGAACGTACTGCCGACCTATCTGGGCATGGAACCGTTGAACTTCGAGTGGCTGTCGAGTACGGCCGCGATCCTCGAGTTCAACTGGCAGAACCTGTTTGCCATCATGTTGTATGTAGTGGCGTTCATCCTGATCATGACCGGCCTGTTCGTGCTGAAAGGCGACCCGCAGCGTGCCATGAAACGGTGGCTCGGCCCCGGTGTTGTCATCGGCGCAGCTACATGGATGTTTGGCGGCCTGCTGCCGGAAGCCCTGTTCATGGAAGAAACCCACGGTTTCAACATGGCTACACTGGGCATCATCATGGCTACGATCTGGCAGTATTCAGGCTACACCATGGCGCTGTATCTCGCCGGATTCAACGGTATCTCGCAGGATCTGCGTGATGCGGCCATGCTCGATGGCGCGAGCGAAGTGGGCTACTATCGCCATGTGGCTATCCCCATGCTCAAGCCCATCACCATCAGTGCGGTCATCATTCTGTCTCACATTTCACTGAAGATGTTTGACCTCATCTTCGCCATGACCGGCCCGGACAATGCCGAGACCGGCCACCCGGCTCTGAACATGTACCTGACCACCTTCCGTGCCAACGATTTTGCCGTGGGCGCGGCCATTGCCATCGTACTGTTCCTGGTGGCGGCCACGTTCATCGTGCCGTATCTGGTCAGTCAGTATCGCCAGCGGAGGAGAGGATAA